In Denitratisoma sp. DHT3, one DNA window encodes the following:
- a CDS encoding glycine zipper 2TM domain-containing protein produces the protein MENAPRSSLHPLVGIAAAAVILFAGVGTAHFLGWLPGKSEAPPTPAVNAETTPAPTAAPAAPPVAAAPAVAPSPAPAPARKAAPEHKAAPAKPAAQVVATPAAVLPPPPPANAVCQDCGSIESVRQVVKEGEGSGIGAVAGGVLGGALGHGVGQGRGRDLATIAGAVGGAVLGNKIEKSQKSATLWETTVRFEDGTSRVVRNDSPPAWRAGDKVKVVNGAILPR, from the coding sequence ATGGAAAATGCGCCCCGCTCTTCCCTGCACCCATTGGTCGGGATCGCCGCGGCCGCGGTGATTCTTTTCGCCGGCGTCGGCACGGCCCATTTCCTCGGCTGGCTGCCGGGAAAAAGCGAAGCGCCGCCCACGCCCGCCGTGAATGCGGAGACCACGCCGGCGCCGACGGCCGCGCCCGCCGCGCCGCCGGTTGCCGCGGCACCGGCGGTGGCGCCTTCGCCGGCCCCCGCTCCCGCGCGGAAAGCCGCGCCCGAGCACAAGGCGGCACCCGCCAAGCCCGCGGCGCAAGTCGTGGCGACACCCGCCGCCGTACTGCCGCCCCCGCCGCCGGCCAATGCGGTCTGCCAGGATTGCGGCAGCATCGAATCGGTACGTCAGGTGGTCAAGGAAGGTGAAGGTTCGGGCATCGGCGCGGTGGCCGGCGGCGTGCTCGGCGGAGCGCTGGGGCATGGCGTCGGCCAGGGTAGGGGCCGGGATCTGGCGACCATCGCCGGCGCGGTCGGCGGCGCCGTGTTGGGCAACAAGATCGAGAAGTCCCAGAAATCGGCCACGCTGTGGGAAACCACGGTGCGCTTCGAAGACGGTACCTCGCGGGTGGTCAGAAACGATTCACCGCCCGCCTGGCGCGCAGGAGACAAAGTAAAGGTGGTCAATGGTGCCATCTTGCCTCGCTGA